In one window of Zingiber officinale cultivar Zhangliang chromosome 11A, Zo_v1.1, whole genome shotgun sequence DNA:
- the LOC122031188 gene encoding carbon catabolite repressor protein 4 homolog 1-like isoform X2 — MLTVLRVHLPSEIPVVGCEITPYVLLRQPDGSISNDDVPESTPLNGYCMRYRWYRNLGDQKLAICSVHPTEPATLQCLVCLKEKVPITKSYHCSPRCFSDAWQHHRALHEQAKKTQTQNGAEEEEVFGRLNSSGSGNFASGLSGVTSNSGPLSVYPTTVVDKNGEAWSEVGLSRTYTPTAEDINHVLKFECIVIEAETRSNIGNVNTVSTSRVIPAPSPTPRRMIPVNGDLLGQLDLDGRTSSGTFSVLSYNILSDVCATNEAYSYCPTWALSWPYRRQNLLREIIGYHADIICLQEVQNDHFEEFFAPELDKHGYQALYKKKTSEVYSGNPDTVDGCATFFRRDRFSHVKKYEVEFNKAAQSLTDVAIQAGQKKVALSRLIKDNIALIVVLEAKFSNYGTDNPGKRQLICVANTHVNVHHEHKDVKLWQVHTLLKGLEKIAVSADIPMLVCGDFNSVPGSAPHALLANGKLEHLHPDLAVDPLGILHPTHKITHQLPLVSAYSSFARMAGVSLGSDQQRRRVDATTHEPLFTNCTRDFVGTVDYIFYTADSLSVESLLELLDEENLRKNTAIPSPEWSSDHIALLAEFRCKPRIRR, encoded by the exons ATGCTGACCGTGCTCCGGGTTCATCTTCCGTCCGAGATCCCCGTCGTAGGTTGCGAGATCACGCCCTATGTCTTATTGCGCCAGCCGGATGGCTCCATCTCGAATGATGACGTACCCGAGTCCACCCCGCTCAATGGTTACTGCATGAGATATAGGTG GTATAGAAATCTAGGTGATCAGAAACTTGCCATATGCAGTGTACATCCAACTGAGCCTGCAACTCTACAATGCTTGGTTTGTCTAAAGGAGAAGGTGCCTATTACCAAAAGTTATCATTGTAGTCCCAGATGCTTCTCTGATGCTTGGCAGCATCATCGTGCATTGCATGAACAGgctaaaaaaacacaaactcaaaatgGAGCTGAAGAGGAAGAGGTGTTTGGACGTCTAAATAGTAGTGGATCTGGTAATTTTGCTTCTGGTTTATCTGGTGTCACATCAAATTCTGGTCCATTGTCTGTGTATCCTACAACTGTTGTTGACAAAAATGGAGAAGCATGGTCTGAAGTTGGTCTTTCTAGGACATACACACCCACAGCTGAAGATATTAACCATGTTCTTAAGTTTGAATGCATTGTGATCGAAGCAGAGACAAGATCAAATATTGGAAATGTCAATACCGTTTCGACATCACGAGTAATTCCAGCCCCTTCACCTACTCCACGTCGAATGATTCCTGTGAATGGAGATCTCTTGGGGCAATTAGATCTAGATGGACGGACATCTTCTGGGACATTTTCTGTTCTCTCATACAACATTCTCTCTGATGTGTGTGCCACAAATGAGGCATACAGCTACTGCCCAACATGGGCTCTCTCATGGCCCTACCGGAGGCAAAATTTGTTACGGGAAATTATTGGTTACCATGCTGATATTATTTGTCTCCAAGAG GTCCAAAACGACcattttgaagaattttttgCCCCAGAACTTGACAAACATGGATATCAAGCACTTTACAAGAAAAAAACCTCAGAG GTTTATAGTGGCAATCCAGATACTGTTGATGGTTGTGCTACATTTTTCCGCAGGGATAGGTTTTCGCATGTCAAAAAATATGAG GTTGAGTTCAACAAGGCCGCACAATCTTTGACAGATGTTGCAATTCAAGCTGGTCAGAAGAAAGTTGCTTTAAGCCGTCTTATTAAG GATAACATTGCTTTGATTGTGGTCCTGGAAGCAAAATTTAGTAACTATGGCACTGATAATCCTGGAAAAAGGCAGCTAATTTGCGTT GCAAACACCCATGTAAATGTCCATCATGAGCACAAGGATGTTAAACTGTGGCAG GTACATACCCTCTTAAAGGGTCTGGAGAAAATTGCTGTTAGTGCGGATATTCCTATGCTGGTCTGTGGAGATTTTAACTCTGTACCGGGAAG CGCTCCTCATGCCTTACTGGCGAATGGAAAACTTGAGCATTTGCATCCTGACTTGGCCGTGGATCCCTTGGGGATCCTGCATCCTACACACAAGATAACTCATCAACTACcattg GTTAGCGCGTACTCATCATTTGCAAGAATGGCGGGAGTAAGCCTTGGATCAGATCAACAGAGGAGGAGAGTGGATGCCACAACACATGAACCTCTGTTTACAAATTGTACCAGGGATTTTGTTGGCACTGTTGATTACATATTTTACACTG cgGACTCTTTGTCAGTGGAATCCCTGTTGGAGCTATTGGATGAGGAAAACCTACGCAAGAACACTGCTATTCCTTCTCCGGAATGGTCATCTGATCATATAGCATTGCTAGCAGAATTTAGGTGCAAGCCTAGAATTAGACGTTAA
- the LOC122031188 gene encoding carbon catabolite repressor protein 4 homolog 1-like isoform X1, whose protein sequence is MLTVLRVHLPSEIPVVGCEITPYVLLRQPDGSISNDDVPESTPLNGYCMRYRWYRNLGDQKLAICSVHPTEPATLQCLVCLKEKVPITKSYHCSPRCFSDAWQHHRALHEQAKKTQTQNGAEEEEVFGRLNSSGSGNFASGLSGVTSNSGPLSVYPTTVVDKNGEAWSEVGLSRTYTPTAEDINHVLKFECIVIEAETRSNIGNVNTVSTSRVIPAPSPTPRRMIPVNGDLLGQLDLDGRTSSGTFSVLSYNILSDVCATNEAYSYCPTWALSWPYRRQNLLREIIGYHADIICLQEVQNDHFEEFFAPELDKHGYQALYKKKTSEVCFQIEYFQKKFHVLSFVAFLILPLIQVYSGNPDTVDGCATFFRRDRFSHVKKYEVEFNKAAQSLTDVAIQAGQKKVALSRLIKDNIALIVVLEAKFSNYGTDNPGKRQLICVANTHVNVHHEHKDVKLWQVHTLLKGLEKIAVSADIPMLVCGDFNSVPGSAPHALLANGKLEHLHPDLAVDPLGILHPTHKITHQLPLVSAYSSFARMAGVSLGSDQQRRRVDATTHEPLFTNCTRDFVGTVDYIFYTADSLSVESLLELLDEENLRKNTAIPSPEWSSDHIALLAEFRCKPRIRR, encoded by the exons ATGCTGACCGTGCTCCGGGTTCATCTTCCGTCCGAGATCCCCGTCGTAGGTTGCGAGATCACGCCCTATGTCTTATTGCGCCAGCCGGATGGCTCCATCTCGAATGATGACGTACCCGAGTCCACCCCGCTCAATGGTTACTGCATGAGATATAGGTG GTATAGAAATCTAGGTGATCAGAAACTTGCCATATGCAGTGTACATCCAACTGAGCCTGCAACTCTACAATGCTTGGTTTGTCTAAAGGAGAAGGTGCCTATTACCAAAAGTTATCATTGTAGTCCCAGATGCTTCTCTGATGCTTGGCAGCATCATCGTGCATTGCATGAACAGgctaaaaaaacacaaactcaaaatgGAGCTGAAGAGGAAGAGGTGTTTGGACGTCTAAATAGTAGTGGATCTGGTAATTTTGCTTCTGGTTTATCTGGTGTCACATCAAATTCTGGTCCATTGTCTGTGTATCCTACAACTGTTGTTGACAAAAATGGAGAAGCATGGTCTGAAGTTGGTCTTTCTAGGACATACACACCCACAGCTGAAGATATTAACCATGTTCTTAAGTTTGAATGCATTGTGATCGAAGCAGAGACAAGATCAAATATTGGAAATGTCAATACCGTTTCGACATCACGAGTAATTCCAGCCCCTTCACCTACTCCACGTCGAATGATTCCTGTGAATGGAGATCTCTTGGGGCAATTAGATCTAGATGGACGGACATCTTCTGGGACATTTTCTGTTCTCTCATACAACATTCTCTCTGATGTGTGTGCCACAAATGAGGCATACAGCTACTGCCCAACATGGGCTCTCTCATGGCCCTACCGGAGGCAAAATTTGTTACGGGAAATTATTGGTTACCATGCTGATATTATTTGTCTCCAAGAG GTCCAAAACGACcattttgaagaattttttgCCCCAGAACTTGACAAACATGGATATCAAGCACTTTACAAGAAAAAAACCTCAGAGGTATGCTTTCAAATtgaatattttcaaaagaaattccATGTTCTTTCTTTTGTAGCTTTTTTAATACTACCTTTGATTCAGGTTTATAGTGGCAATCCAGATACTGTTGATGGTTGTGCTACATTTTTCCGCAGGGATAGGTTTTCGCATGTCAAAAAATATGAG GTTGAGTTCAACAAGGCCGCACAATCTTTGACAGATGTTGCAATTCAAGCTGGTCAGAAGAAAGTTGCTTTAAGCCGTCTTATTAAG GATAACATTGCTTTGATTGTGGTCCTGGAAGCAAAATTTAGTAACTATGGCACTGATAATCCTGGAAAAAGGCAGCTAATTTGCGTT GCAAACACCCATGTAAATGTCCATCATGAGCACAAGGATGTTAAACTGTGGCAG GTACATACCCTCTTAAAGGGTCTGGAGAAAATTGCTGTTAGTGCGGATATTCCTATGCTGGTCTGTGGAGATTTTAACTCTGTACCGGGAAG CGCTCCTCATGCCTTACTGGCGAATGGAAAACTTGAGCATTTGCATCCTGACTTGGCCGTGGATCCCTTGGGGATCCTGCATCCTACACACAAGATAACTCATCAACTACcattg GTTAGCGCGTACTCATCATTTGCAAGAATGGCGGGAGTAAGCCTTGGATCAGATCAACAGAGGAGGAGAGTGGATGCCACAACACATGAACCTCTGTTTACAAATTGTACCAGGGATTTTGTTGGCACTGTTGATTACATATTTTACACTG cgGACTCTTTGTCAGTGGAATCCCTGTTGGAGCTATTGGATGAGGAAAACCTACGCAAGAACACTGCTATTCCTTCTCCGGAATGGTCATCTGATCATATAGCATTGCTAGCAGAATTTAGGTGCAAGCCTAGAATTAGACGTTAA